In Cryptomeria japonica unplaced genomic scaffold, Sugi_1.0 HiC_scaffold_204, whole genome shotgun sequence, one genomic interval encodes:
- the LOC131070096 gene encoding probable LRR receptor-like serine/threonine-protein kinase At4g29180, with product MISIKQISGELAFNGLQAAEGEKIVYGEDVNVQQTEKLLITIEKFFRGSILMVQVVLLIIWWRIAFVIAQPGFLSINCGGKSNYTDENNIEWVPDDNYIEVGQKEEIKNSSLPLYEQSLRVFPQPLNKSCYKLPITRNVPHLVRIWFYNGNYSGQPDLPIFKFSIETTGMLALRNISNRITQHNVSSEGILVSSGDVLFICLIRISEIVSPFITAIELRTLRQGMYPQVKPGTMLQMEARYDPGGNSTIRYPQDQFDRLWNPLNIPGAQNVMMQETISTDATQDLPPSAVMQTAAVAPDGTNIIDMTFPQISNPLVLMYFAEIEMVNASESRSFRVLEADGNMLENISLARNFSATEVSFTFVGTNLSLYNLPNSGSPPLINAFEYYQLITTEPATYTGDAVALASLKQRFPINNWISDPCFGLPWEGILCNNSISSVRVSEINLSGRNLTGSLPTALAQMTELINILIDNNNFSGVIAQRFLNQISITYKGNPYLSILSQNSTQSNSKKSNVGVISGIISGGIIIIIVILAVSIVVYRRKFRRKDIANRDSKGNASGSKSVYLQDPDYSMVLVPNPSKSRAFTLEEMMIATKEFSCKIGQGGFGSVFWGKLEDEKQIAVKVLSSFSNQGASEFLNEIDLLSRVHHKNLVSLLGYCNESRALMLVYEYMLGGSLKDHLYGTSAEQYPNLDWKNRLNIALDAARGLEYLHVSCTPKIIHRDIKTANILLDDKLNGKLADFGLSRVTIDGEASHVTTTVKGTVGYLDPEYFKTYMLTDKTDIYSFGVILLEIICGRAPVDAKVSSDEINLVRWVTPVLEMAEYPERIVEIVDKRLVDDYSLKSIAHVAKLAIRCVGDKPSSRPSASEVLVEMKMAVQYHASSVDLSEEIDIDYRD from the exons ATGATAAGCATAAAGCAGATTTCTGGAGAGTTGGCCTTCAACGGTCTTCAAGCAGCGGAGGGAGAAAAGATTGTTTACGGTGAAGACGTCAATGTCCAACAAACagaaaaattatt GATAACCATAGAGAAGTTCTTTAGGGGTTCCATTCTAATGGTACAGGTAGTGCTTCTTATCATCTGGTGGCGTATAGCTTTCGTTATTGCTCAACCAG GATTTCTTAGCATTAATTGTGGCGGGAAATCAAATTACACAGATGAAAACAATATAGAATGGGTTCCCGATGATAATTACATAGAAGTGGGGCAGAAAGAAGAAATTAAAAACTCTAGTTTGCCACTATATGAGCAAAGCCTTCGAGTCTTCCCACAGCCTCTCAATAAGTCTTGCTATAAACTGCCCATAACCCGCAACGTACCTCATCTTGTGAGAATATGGTTTTATAATGGCAATTACAGTGGACAGCCAGATTTGCCAATCTTCAAATTCTCAATTGAAACTACAGGAATGTTGGCCTTAAGAAACATTTCAAACAGAATTACACAGCACAACGTATCGAGCGAGGGGATTTTGGTTAGTTCTGGAGATGTTTTGTTTATTTGCTTGATTAGAATCTCTGAGATCGTTAGTCCTTTTATAACTGCTATTGAGTTGAGAACTCTTCGACAAGGCATGTATCCTCAAGTTAAGCCCGGAACAATGTTGCAAATGGAAGCAAGATATGATCCTGGTGGAAATTCGACAATCAG GTATCCACAAGATCAATTCGACCGCCTTTGGAATCCTCTAAATATACCAGGAGCGCAGAATGTTATGATGCAGGAGACAATCTCAACCGACGCCACCCAGGACCTTCCTCCATCTGCCGTTATGCAAACTGCTGCTGTTGCACCTGACGGCACGAATATAATTGATATGACTTTTCCCCAAATAAGTAATCCTCTAGTGCTAATGTATTTTGCAGAGATTGAAATGGTTAACGCATCTGAATCAAGAAGTTTCAGGGTTCTTGAAGCTGATGGTAATATGTTAGAAAACATTAGTTTGGCAAGAAACTTTTCTGCAACAGAGGTATCGTTCACATTTGTGGGAACAAATCTGTCTCTGTACAATCTCCCGAATTCCGGCTCCCCTCCTCTCATCAACGCTTTCGAATATTACCAGCTAATTACAACTGAACCAGCAACTTATACAGGGGATG CTGTTGCTCTAGCTTCTCTGAAACAACGGTTTCCAATAAATAATTGGATTTCAGATCCTTGCTTCGGTCTTCCCTGGGAAGGAATCCTGTGCAATAACAGTATCTCCTCTGTCAGAGTTTCGGAAAT CAACTTGTCCGGAAGGAATCTGACAGGATCCTTACCCACAGCTCTTGCTCAGATGACTGAACTCATTAACAT ACTCATAGACAACAATAATTTCAGTGGTGTAATTGCTCAGAGATTCCTGAATCAGATATCAATAAC ATACAAAGGCAATCCGTATCTTAGTATTCTCTCACAAAATTCAACCCAATCCAACTCAAAGAAGAGCAATGTAGGAGTTATCTCTGGAATTATATCAGGCGGCATCATAATAATAATTGTTATTTTAGCTGTTAGTATTGTTGTGTACCGAAGGAAATTCAGAAGAAAAGACATTGCCAATAGAGACTCTAAAGGCAACGCTTCAGGGAGCAAATCGGTATATCTTCAGGATCCTG ATTACTCAATGGTTTTGGTACCAAACCCATCAAAATCCCGTGCATTTACCCTAGAAGAGATGATGATAGCTACAAAAGAATTTAGCTGTAAGATCGGACAAGGTGGCTTTGGATCTGTGTTCTGGGGTAAATTGGAGGACGAAAAGCAAATAGCAGTAAAAGTACTGTCAAGTTTCTCCAATCAAGGAGCTTCAGAGTTTCTAAACGAG ATTGATCTTCTGTCAAGAGTTCATCACAAGAACTTGGTGTCTTTACTTGGTTACTGCAATGAATCCAGAGCATTAATGCTGGTATACGAATATATGCTTGGAGGGTCCCTAAAGGATCACCTTTATG GTACCAGTGCAGAGCAATATCCGAATCTAGATTGGAAAAACAGGCTTAACATAGCTTTAGATGCAGCGCGAG GATTGGAATACTTGCACGTAAGTTGCACCCCAAAAATAATTCACAGAGATATAAAGACTGCCAACATCCTTCTAGACGACAAATTAAATGGGAAATTGGCAGATTTCGGTCTTTCAAGAGTAACAATTGATGGAGAGGCTTCTCATGTGACAACTACTGTGAAGGGAACCGTTGGATACCTAGATCCAGA GTATTTTAAGACATATATGCTGACTGACAAGACTGATATCTATAGTTTTGGGGTGATTTTGTTAGAGATCATTTGTGGCAGGGCACCTGTAGATGCAAAAGTTTCTAGTGATGAAATTAACCTTGTTAGATGG GTCACACCGGTTTTGGAGATGGCTGAATATCCTGAAAGAATTGTAGAAATAGTGGATAAGCGATTGGTTGACGATTACAGCCTAAAATCCATTGCCCATGTGGCGAAGCTAGCAATTAGGTGTGTTGGAGATAAACCATCGTCAAGGCCTAGTGCAAGCGAAGTTCTGGTAGAGATGAAAATGGCTGTGCAATATCATGCATCAAGTGTGGACTTGTCCGAAGAGATCGATATTGATTATCGAGATTAG